Proteins from a single region of Streptobacillus ratti:
- a CDS encoding PTS fructose transporter subunit IIC, with protein MEIKKRSRKVSGVQAFYKHIMTGISYMIPILIMGGLIGAFSQVIPYVLFKIDPSVNILGAINSGEFNGFSLQLLKFAHLMESFGFTLFGFAIPMFAAFVANSIGGKTALSAGFIGGYVANKPIHIIKLVDNGVYDKVAPVPSGFFGAIIIGIFIGYTVKWLNQNIKLSEKWLAFKTTFLIPLLAALICMIAMIFVITPIGGWLNIQIRNILEIAGKQGEYVYALISSAATAFDLGGPVNKAASFVAIGFSTDKILPLTARNIAVVVPSIGLGLSTLIDRKLVGRRVYNKEFYNAGKTSIFLAFMGISEGAIPFALENPVFVVTLYVVSAVIGSMVAVMLGAVQWFPESAIWAWPLVTKLPSYILGIAVGAIIIAIVNVLYRNHKIRKGELEVDED; from the coding sequence ATGGAAATTAAAAAAAGAAGTAGAAAAGTTTCAGGAGTACAAGCTTTTTATAAACATATAATGACAGGTATTTCATACATGATACCTATATTAATAATGGGTGGATTAATAGGAGCTTTTTCACAAGTTATACCTTATGTATTATTTAAAATAGATCCTAGTGTAAATATATTAGGAGCAATTAATTCAGGAGAGTTTAATGGCTTTAGTTTGCAATTATTAAAATTTGCCCATTTAATGGAAAGTTTTGGATTTACATTATTTGGATTTGCTATACCTATGTTTGCAGCATTTGTTGCTAATTCTATAGGTGGTAAAACAGCTTTATCTGCTGGATTTATTGGTGGATATGTTGCAAATAAACCTATACATATAATTAAATTAGTAGATAATGGAGTTTATGATAAAGTTGCTCCAGTTCCTAGTGGATTTTTTGGTGCAATAATTATAGGGATATTCATAGGATATACAGTTAAATGGTTAAATCAAAATATTAAATTATCTGAAAAATGGTTAGCTTTTAAAACAACATTTTTAATACCATTACTTGCAGCTCTTATTTGTATGATAGCAATGATATTTGTAATTACACCAATAGGTGGTTGGTTAAATATTCAAATTAGGAATATATTAGAAATAGCAGGTAAACAAGGAGAATATGTGTATGCTTTAATATCATCAGCTGCAACAGCATTTGATTTAGGAGGACCAGTTAATAAGGCAGCAAGCTTTGTTGCTATTGGATTTAGTACAGATAAAATTTTACCTTTAACAGCAAGAAACATAGCTGTAGTAGTACCGTCTATAGGACTTGGACTTTCTACATTAATAGATAGAAAATTAGTTGGTAGAAGAGTGTATAATAAAGAATTTTATAACGCAGGAAAAACTTCAATATTTTTAGCATTTATGGGAATTTCAGAAGGAGCAATACCGTTTGCTTTAGAAAATCCAGTATTCGTTGTCACTCTATATGTTGTTTCAGCAGTAATAGGGTCTATGGTTGCTGTGATGTTAGGTGCTGTACAATGGTTTCCTGAATCAGCAATATGGGCATGGCCACTTGTAACTAAATTACCAAGCTATATTTTAGGTATTGCTGTTGGAGCTATAATAATAGCAATAGTAAATGTGCTGTATAGAAATCATAAAATTAGAAAAGGTGAATTAGAAGTAGACGAGGATTAA
- a CDS encoding DUF2620 family protein produces MKIVVGGQIDKEMVARILQREIPEATIDIKSDIDAAMSIKMGDYDYYFGACNTGGGGALAMAIAILGADKCLTVTSPGMILDEVEVKLGIEKGKVAFGFTPNGAEKSIEMIKKYIGG; encoded by the coding sequence ATGAAAATAGTAGTAGGAGGTCAAATTGACAAAGAAATGGTGGCAAGAATTTTACAAAGAGAAATTCCTGAGGCTACTATAGATATTAAATCAGATATAGATGCAGCTATGTCCATTAAAATGGGAGATTATGATTATTATTTTGGTGCTTGTAATACAGGTGGTGGAGGAGCATTAGCTATGGCTATTGCAATATTAGGTGCAGATAAATGTTTAACAGTAACTTCTCCAGGAATGATTTTAGATGAAGTTGAGGTTAAATTAGGTATTGAAAAAGGAAAAGTTGCATTTGGATTTACTCCTAATGGTGCAGAAAAAAGTATAGAAATGATAAAAAAATATATAGGAGGATAG
- a CDS encoding PTS sugar transporter subunit IIA, translating into MRIVEKDNIIINFDEINKENIIENMIKSLNLDDEISENIKNEVIAREKIDNTVLGFGFAIPHCKSKYINESKVIYLKSLKPLIWDKEEEMVSHVFMILVPENNVERHIDILKDISSKIVNSEFRNKLNLLEDKIEIEKILNS; encoded by the coding sequence ATGAGGATAGTTGAAAAAGATAATATCATTATTAATTTTGATGAAATAAATAAAGAAAATATTATAGAAAATATGATAAAATCGTTAAATTTAGATGATGAAATATCAGAAAATATTAAAAATGAAGTAATTGCTAGAGAAAAAATAGATAATACAGTGCTTGGTTTTGGATTTGCTATACCTCATTGTAAGAGTAAGTATATTAATGAATCAAAAGTAATATATTTAAAATCTTTAAAACCATTGATTTGGGATAAGGAAGAGGAAATGGTTAGCCATGTATTTATGATATTAGTTCCTGAAAATAATGTGGAAAGACATATAGATATATTAAAAGATATATCATCAAAAATAGTAAATTCAGAATTTAGAAATAAATTAAATTTATTAGAAGATAAAATAGAAATAGAAAAAATATTAAATAGTTAG
- a CDS encoding PRD domain-containing protein, translating to MEKLKVRIDILKQAGIINEEMFYKILKVIDMFKEKYNITLNEENASMFITHLAMLLKRMKNNEEINALEDDELEELKNFSSYDMAKEIYFSIEEILGEKIAENEYGFMITHLITLLGGN from the coding sequence ATGGAAAAACTGAAAGTTCGCATAGATATTTTAAAACAGGCAGGAATCATAAATGAAGAAATGTTTTATAAAATTTTAAAAGTAATAGATATGTTTAAAGAAAAATATAATATTACTTTAAATGAAGAAAATGCCTCTATGTTTATTACTCATTTGGCTATGCTTTTAAAAAGAATGAAAAATAATGAAGAGATTAATGCTTTAGAAGATGATGAATTAGAAGAGTTAAAAAATTTTTCAAGTTATGATATGGCAAAAGAAATATATTTTTCTATAGAAGAAATTTTAGGAGAAAAAATAGCTGAAAATGAATATGGATTTATGATAACACATTTAATAACTTTATTAGGAGGTAATTAG
- the yhfZ gene encoding GntR family transcriptional regulator YhfZ, which translates to MNRIRVLNKVDIGMIKIARELLILDVGDRVKSTYEYKEELGLSIGTVHKAFEELELSGAIKLQKKGALGKIITFKSQKLLIEKAELKHIVGVMPLPYTKRYEGLATAIKEEFIKKGISFYFAYMQGSRIRTKMLKEGVYDFAIMSRLAYEAGALEGVKKVLGFGPNSYVSDHVLLSLKDNKSGFKVGIDKNSEDQYYFSTQYFKDKECEFIEINSDNIIKYLRNGVIDKAILSVDELEENIFSDINVEKIDIHDKNIANEAVIVVKNNNKLIESLVKDILDVKNIIKVQKQVLNKEIPPRY; encoded by the coding sequence ATGAATAGAATAAGAGTATTAAATAAAGTAGATATAGGTATGATAAAGATAGCAAGAGAGTTATTGATACTTGATGTTGGAGATAGAGTGAAATCAACTTATGAGTATAAGGAAGAATTGGGATTATCTATAGGAACGGTGCATAAGGCTTTTGAAGAACTAGAATTATCTGGTGCAATAAAACTTCAAAAAAAGGGAGCTTTAGGGAAAATAATTACATTTAAATCACAAAAGCTTTTAATAGAAAAAGCTGAACTTAAACATATAGTTGGAGTTATGCCACTTCCATACACTAAAAGATATGAAGGACTTGCAACAGCTATTAAAGAAGAATTTATTAAAAAAGGAATATCATTTTATTTTGCATATATGCAAGGATCTCGTATAAGAACAAAAATGCTTAAAGAGGGAGTATATGATTTTGCTATTATGTCAAGATTAGCATATGAGGCTGGAGCTTTAGAAGGAGTAAAAAAAGTATTGGGATTTGGACCTAATTCTTATGTTTCAGATCATGTATTGCTTTCTTTAAAAGATAATAAGTCAGGATTTAAAGTAGGAATAGATAAAAATTCAGAAGATCAATACTATTTTTCTACACAGTATTTTAAAGATAAAGAATGTGAATTTATAGAAATTAATTCAGATAATATTATTAAATATCTTAGAAATGGTGTAATAGATAAAGCTATATTAAGTGTAGATGAATTAGAAGAAAATATTTTTTCTGATATAAATGTTGAAAAAATTGATATACATGATAAAAATATTGCAAATGAAGCAGTAATAGTAGTTAAAAATAATAATAAGTTAATTGAGAGTTTGGTTAAGGATATATTAGATGTAAAGAATATAATTAAAGTACAAAAGCAAGTTTTAAATAAAGAGATTCCACCAAGATATTAA
- a CDS encoding PTS fructose transporter subunit IIB — MKKVVAICACPMGLAHTFMAEDSLQKAADELGIEIKIETQGADGIQNELTYKDIQEADAIIHAVAITPQGIERFDDYEVYEVSLKEAIREAKDILQEVFE; from the coding sequence ATGAAAAAAGTAGTAGCAATTTGTGCATGTCCTATGGGCCTTGCTCATACATTTATGGCAGAAGATTCATTACAAAAGGCAGCAGATGAATTAGGGATTGAAATTAAAATTGAAACTCAAGGTGCAGATGGTATTCAAAATGAATTAACTTATAAAGATATACAAGAAGCTGATGCTATAATTCATGCCGTAGCAATTACACCTCAAGGTATAGAAAGATTTGATGATTATGAGGTATATGAGGTTAGTTTAAAAGAGGCTATAAGAGAAGCTAAAGATATTTTACAAGAAGTTTTTGAATAA
- a CDS encoding MalY/PatB family protein produces the protein MENNFEIKVDSKFDLRRKWDRDLIEKKFNVNLPKGFIPLWIADMDFLLPEKLSKILQDYVIKGSLGYTSLTLDFYNSIIDWQKRRHNVNVEKEWINIGYGTVSTLHLLNKVYLNKGEYILINTPAYAPFYNSAVNSGNKVIYSPLKEKNDMYFINYEDMEEKMKKYSPKLLIFCNPHNPSGRIWTRDEIEKVASLCLKYNVILVSDEVHSEMTFDKKHESSLGLDEKYLQNLIFLSSPNKAFNLGGLKTSYSIIPNKDLREKLEMKMKENSITSPNILGLVALINAYNLCEDWLDDLSKYIYQNYIFIKEKLEKKYTVFKMESSYLLWLKVKNGEKLTKELAKKGILVESGTHFISNGEEFIRINLGIPRKYLEKAVKEMV, from the coding sequence ATGGAAAATAATTTTGAAATAAAGGTAGATTCTAAATTTGATTTGAGAAGAAAATGGGATAGGGATTTAATAGAAAAGAAATTCAATGTTAATCTCCCTAAAGGATTTATACCTCTTTGGATAGCTGATATGGATTTTTTACTTCCAGAAAAATTATCAAAAATATTACAAGATTATGTAATTAAAGGAAGTTTAGGATATACTTCACTTACTTTAGATTTCTATAATTCTATAATAGATTGGCAAAAAAGAAGACATAATGTAAATGTTGAAAAAGAATGGATAAATATAGGGTATGGAACAGTATCTACACTACATTTATTAAATAAAGTATATTTAAATAAGGGAGAATATATATTAATTAATACTCCTGCTTATGCTCCTTTCTATAATTCTGCTGTTAATAGTGGAAATAAGGTAATTTATTCACCATTAAAAGAAAAAAATGATATGTATTTTATAAATTATGAAGATATGGAAGAAAAGATGAAAAAATATTCTCCTAAATTATTAATTTTCTGTAATCCACATAACCCATCTGGTAGAATATGGACAAGAGATGAGATAGAAAAGGTAGCAAGTCTTTGTTTAAAATATAATGTGATACTTGTGTCTGATGAAGTGCATTCTGAGATGACTTTTGATAAAAAACATGAGAGTAGTTTAGGTTTAGATGAAAAATATCTACAAAATTTAATTTTTCTTTCATCACCGAATAAAGCATTTAATTTAGGTGGTCTTAAGACATCGTATAGTATAATACCAAATAAGGATTTAAGAGAAAAATTAGAAATGAAAATGAAAGAAAATTCAATTACTTCTCCAAACATATTAGGTCTTGTTGCATTAATTAATGCGTACAATCTGTGTGAAGATTGGTTAGATGATTTAAGTAAATATATCTACCAAAACTATATTTTCATAAAAGAAAAACTCGAAAAGAAATATACTGTATTTAAAATGGAATCATCGTATCTTCTTTGGCTAAAGGTTAAAAATGGTGAAAAATTAACAAAAGAACTTGCTAAAAAAGGAATATTAGTTGAAAGTGGCACACATTTTATATCAAATGGAGAAGAATTTATTAGAATAAATTTAGGTATACCTAGAAAATATTTAGAAAAAGCAGTAAAAGAGATGGTTTAA
- a CDS encoding YhfT family protein encodes MFIKIIVIAMLAGLASVLANQGIAVFNDGLRPLIPENLEGRMDRKSLFATSFALSFGLVIGFGIPFSIGKSIILIHSILLGTDIIGTAFSKNKKGIIFSCIVGAIYGIGLVLGLQAIIDIFSKLPVNFLSNLSAIGKPIIVAFAVFPVLVVGYQYGVKKGIISLLIVLISRQLISVYGKFSVNKLPISLNADGIALLIGVIVMLMFAINDKTKSTNSNTALVGIFSERVARVKKNILILSLMGGLVAAAVSLKILAGDPISLNLIDQGQYFDAGITSLSRTIGFIPLVATTAITTGVYGPTGLTFVFAIGIFITNPIIAFVLGALTLGVEILLLEKIAALLDKFPGIKACGDQIRTSMTKVLEIALLVGAMIACNDMAGNNGLGYLFVIGIYLLNRASKKPLVDMALGPIATILFGIILNVLYLIKLFVPVVAG; translated from the coding sequence ATGTTTATTAAAATTATTGTGATTGCAATGTTAGCTGGTCTTGCTTCGGTTTTAGCCAATCAAGGAATAGCAGTATTTAATGATGGATTAAGACCTTTAATTCCTGAAAACTTAGAAGGAAGAATGGATAGAAAATCACTTTTTGCAACGAGTTTTGCTTTAAGTTTTGGTTTAGTTATTGGTTTTGGAATTCCATTTTCTATAGGTAAATCTATTATACTTATACATAGTATACTTCTTGGAACAGATATTATAGGGACAGCTTTTTCAAAAAATAAAAAAGGTATAATATTTTCTTGTATTGTAGGAGCTATCTATGGTATAGGTTTAGTTTTAGGATTACAGGCAATAATTGATATATTTTCTAAATTACCAGTTAATTTTTTAAGTAATTTATCAGCAATAGGGAAGCCTATTATTGTAGCATTTGCTGTATTCCCAGTTTTAGTTGTTGGTTATCAATATGGTGTAAAAAAAGGTATTATATCTTTATTAATTGTATTAATTTCAAGACAATTAATATCAGTATATGGTAAATTTTCTGTAAATAAACTACCTATTAGTTTAAATGCTGATGGAATAGCATTACTTATAGGTGTTATTGTAATGTTGATGTTTGCTATTAATGATAAAACAAAATCTACTAATTCTAATACTGCACTCGTAGGAATATTTTCAGAAAGAGTAGCAAGAGTTAAGAAAAATATTTTAATTCTTTCATTAATGGGTGGATTAGTTGCAGCAGCAGTAAGTCTAAAAATATTAGCTGGAGATCCTATTTCATTAAATTTAATAGATCAAGGTCAATATTTTGATGCAGGTATAACTTCACTTTCAAGAACTATAGGATTTATACCTTTAGTTGCTACAACTGCAATTACAACAGGAGTATATGGTCCAACTGGATTAACATTTGTATTTGCTATAGGTATATTTATAACAAACCCTATTATTGCCTTTGTTTTAGGAGCTTTAACTTTAGGAGTAGAAATATTATTACTTGAGAAAATAGCAGCATTATTAGATAAATTTCCAGGAATTAAAGCTTGTGGAGATCAAATTAGAACTAGTATGACTAAAGTATTAGAGATTGCTTTACTTGTAGGAGCTATGATTGCATGTAATGATATGGCTGGTAATAATGGACTTGGATATTTATTTGTTATAGGGATATATTTATTAAATAGAGCAAGTAAGAAACCATTAGTGGATATGGCATTAGGACCAATAGCAACTATATTATTTGGTATTATCTTAAATGTACTATATTTAATTAAACTTTTTGTACCTGTAGTTGCTGGATAG
- a CDS encoding phosphotriesterase family protein: MLKKGYTLTHEHIFIDLSKHKNNLDCRLDAKEEMIKEMKKLYSKGVRNIVEVTNMGMGRDVNYVNDIQKESKINFIFSTGFYKTPFLPEFVESMSVDELSELIIKDIEVGIDGTEIKAGIIGEIGTSLNEMKELEEKVFLSAIKAHKKTGVPITTHTTLGTYGLEQIEFFKKHNVDLSKVVIGHVDLSGDIQYILSMLKEGAYVEFDTIGKNNYLSDDLRVEMLKQIEKEGFINKLFLSMDITRKSNMEYMGGIGYSYLFDIFLPKLREAGIKEESIEMMLIDNPKKFFGGD, from the coding sequence ATGTTAAAAAAAGGATATACACTTACACATGAGCATATATTTATAGATTTATCAAAACATAAAAATAATTTAGATTGCAGATTAGATGCAAAAGAAGAAATGATAAAGGAAATGAAAAAGTTATACTCAAAAGGTGTTAGAAATATAGTTGAAGTTACTAATATGGGCATGGGAAGAGATGTTAATTATGTAAATGATATACAAAAAGAAAGTAAAATTAACTTCATATTTTCAACAGGTTTTTATAAAACACCATTTTTGCCTGAATTTGTGGAAAGTATGAGTGTTGATGAGCTTTCAGAATTAATAATTAAAGATATAGAAGTTGGTATAGATGGAACAGAAATTAAGGCAGGTATTATAGGTGAAATAGGGACATCACTTAATGAAATGAAAGAACTTGAAGAAAAAGTATTTTTAAGTGCAATAAAAGCACATAAGAAAACAGGAGTTCCAATAACTACTCATACTACTTTAGGTACTTATGGTTTAGAACAAATAGAATTTTTTAAGAAACATAATGTAGATTTATCAAAGGTAGTTATAGGCCATGTTGATTTAAGTGGAGATATACAATACATATTATCCATGTTAAAAGAGGGAGCATATGTTGAATTTGATACTATAGGGAAAAATAATTATCTTTCAGATGATTTAAGAGTAGAAATGTTGAAACAAATAGAAAAAGAGGGATTTATTAATAAATTATTCTTGTCTATGGATATAACTAGAAAATCCAATATGGAATATATGGGTGGAATAGGTTATTCATATCTATTTGATATATTTTTACCTAAATTAAGAGAAGCAGGAATAAAAGAAGAATCAATTGAAATGATGTTAATTGATAATCCCAAAAAATTTTTTGGAGGTGATTAA
- a CDS encoding serine hydrolase: MKKIIYILLSFIFSINIFATNFDEIDVITKKYIEDKVMPGSVILVAKDGKILYYKALGNAQVLENGKEKIREMKKDNIFDIASLTKIFATTQAMMKLVSEGKINLDEKVMTYIPEFGKNGKEKVKVRDLLTHTSGLTPWLPIYYHAKNSKEVLEYINNLELEYPTGSARKYSDLSFMMLGFIIEKVTNMRLDNYLYTNIYYPLRLVRTRFLPLEIYPEKEIASTSHGNPFEERMVKDENFGYKINENFDSFRYWRRNTLTGTVNDGNSYYANNGIAGHAGLFSTAYDLYILGEVLLNNGTFNGKTIYSKNIKEEFTKIQSKFGHGYGYEINRGGEKSGYMGVYANENFVGHTGFTGTQVVYDLKDHIQVIILTNKQNFGVNDKTMYKSTWQYAREVMKLVGNKLYN, from the coding sequence ATGAAAAAAATAATATATATTTTACTAAGCTTTATATTTTCTATTAATATTTTTGCAACAAATTTTGATGAAATTGATGTAATAACTAAAAAATATATAGAAGATAAGGTTATGCCAGGGTCAGTAATTCTTGTTGCAAAAGATGGGAAGATACTTTATTATAAAGCATTAGGTAATGCACAAGTTTTAGAAAATGGAAAAGAAAAAATTAGAGAAATGAAAAAAGATAATATATTTGATATAGCTTCATTAACTAAAATATTTGCTACAACTCAAGCTATGATGAAACTTGTAAGTGAGGGTAAAATAAATTTAGATGAGAAAGTTATGACATATATACCTGAATTCGGTAAAAATGGTAAAGAAAAAGTAAAAGTTAGAGATTTATTAACACATACTTCAGGTCTTACTCCATGGTTACCAATATATTATCATGCTAAAAATAGTAAAGAAGTTTTAGAATATATTAATAACTTAGAACTAGAATATCCTACAGGTAGTGCAAGAAAATATAGTGATTTATCATTTATGATGCTAGGTTTTATAATAGAAAAAGTTACTAATATGAGATTAGATAATTATTTATACACAAATATATATTATCCTTTAAGATTAGTAAGAACAAGATTTTTACCTCTTGAAATTTATCCAGAAAAAGAAATAGCATCTACTTCACATGGTAATCCTTTTGAGGAAAGAATGGTAAAAGATGAAAACTTTGGATATAAAATAAATGAAAATTTTGACTCTTTTAGATACTGGAGAAGAAATACTTTAACAGGTACTGTTAATGATGGTAATTCATATTATGCAAATAATGGTATTGCAGGTCATGCAGGATTATTCTCTACAGCATATGATTTATATATTTTAGGAGAAGTTTTATTAAACAATGGTACGTTTAATGGTAAAACAATATATTCTAAGAATATAAAGGAAGAATTTACTAAAATTCAGAGTAAGTTTGGTCATGGATATGGCTATGAAATAAATAGAGGTGGAGAAAAATCTGGATATATGGGAGTTTATGCAAATGAAAATTTTGTTGGACATACTGGATTTACAGGGACACAAGTAGTTTATGATTTAAAAGATCATATACAGGTAATAATTTTGACAAATAAGCAAAATTTTGGAGTTAATGATAAAACTATGTATAAATCAACTTGGCAGTATGCTAGAGAAGTGATGAAATTAGTTGGAAATAAATTATACAATTAG
- a CDS encoding aminotransferase class V-fold PLP-dependent enzyme gives METYPLLSMTLDEAIEKQFRLVELITENINGIDFLNLGDIGVEKTNNMPIRTRTVEKILAKFFNAEDAFLVRGSGTNALRLSFFELLENEDKILVHDGPIYKTSEVNLKAMKLNILKYDFNDLSNLESYIKEKGIRVILLQHTRQSLNDSYDLETVINKVKGIDKDIHIIIDDNYAVLKTRKNGVEMGADISAFSCFKLLGPLGVGLIIGKEKFIKNMRKNNYSGGSQVQGFEAMEVLRGLVYAPVSLAIQAREIEKLNILFKDKERFPYIKNVYIANAQSKVLLLEFEENIAKKIIQKSVEFGALSHPVGAESKFEISPLIYRVSGTFLQSNPALAEKMIRINPNRSGAETIAKIIEKAYLERGE, from the coding sequence ATGGAAACTTACCCTTTATTATCTATGACTTTAGATGAAGCAATAGAAAAACAATTTAGATTAGTAGAGTTAATAACAGAAAATATTAATGGAATAGATTTTTTAAATTTAGGGGATATTGGTGTAGAAAAAACAAATAATATGCCGATTAGAACGAGAACTGTAGAAAAAATACTTGCAAAATTCTTTAATGCAGAAGATGCCTTTTTAGTAAGAGGCTCAGGGACTAATGCTTTAAGATTATCTTTTTTTGAATTATTAGAAAATGAAGATAAAATATTAGTTCATGATGGACCGATATATAAAACTAGTGAAGTTAATTTAAAAGCTATGAAATTAAATATTTTAAAGTATGATTTTAATGATTTAAGTAATTTAGAATCATATATTAAAGAAAAAGGTATAAGAGTTATTTTGCTTCAACATACAAGACAAAGTCTTAATGATAGTTATGATTTGGAAACAGTAATTAATAAAGTTAAGGGTATAGATAAAGATATACATATAATAATAGATGATAATTATGCAGTTTTAAAAACTAGAAAAAATGGAGTAGAAATGGGAGCAGATATTTCAGCATTTTCTTGTTTTAAATTGCTTGGACCATTAGGGGTAGGATTAATTATTGGAAAAGAAAAATTCATTAAAAATATGAGAAAAAACAATTATTCTGGTGGTTCACAAGTTCAAGGATTTGAAGCCATGGAAGTACTGAGAGGTCTAGTATATGCTCCTGTTTCATTAGCTATTCAAGCAAGAGAAATAGAAAAATTAAATATATTATTTAAAGATAAAGAAAGATTTCCATATATTAAAAATGTATATATAGCTAATGCTCAATCAAAGGTCTTATTACTTGAATTTGAAGAAAATATTGCCAAGAAAATTATACAAAAGAGTGTAGAATTTGGAGCATTATCTCATCCTGTAGGAGCAGAATCTAAATTTGAGATTTCGCCACTGATTTATAGAGTGTCAGGTACTTTTTTACAAAGTAACCCTGCATTGGCAGAAAAAATGATAAGAATAAATCCAAATAGATCAGGTGCAGAAACTATAGCTAAAATTATAGAAAAGGCATATTTAGAAAGGGGAGAATAA